The following DNA comes from Chryseobacterium gallinarum.
ATTGATATCATCATTTCTTAGCCCGACCCCTGAAGACCAGTTCAGGGAGCTATCCGGTAAAGAAAAGGTTTTGGTGTATTTTATTTCGGCTCCATAAATATTTCTACCATCTGTCTGCTGGATTTCATCGCCATGGTCTTTATCTTTCAGGTAGAAGGTAAAATCAGAATACAGGTTGAAATTATATTTTGAGTAAAAAGCCATAGCATCTATCTGCTCGGTAGGAGAAATAATATGCTTAAAATTCATTTGAATATTTTTTCTGGAAGTTTTCCCGCCTTCAGTAGGATCAATACTTCCCCATCTGCTGATGATTCCTTCATCTACCGCGCGTTCCGGAATTTGCCCTGAAGCATTCCATGAAGAACTGAATGTTGAAAACTGGATATTAAAATAATCATTATCCGTCAGCCATTGGTTGTATTTCCCGAAAGTATTGACCCTGTTAAAATTCTGTTTTACATCAAAAGGACCATCTGTATAATTGTATTCTGCTGCGACATAGGCATTTTTTCTGCCAAGATCGTCATGCAAAATATTAAACATTCCCAATACTCTTTTTGAATTAAATGATCCTCCCTCCAATTTTACCATACTGTTTTTCAATCCATTATAAGTTTGAAAATCAACATAGCCTGCTGTATTGAAGTCTCCGCGTTCCATATAATACGCTCCTTTTCCGAAATCAATATTATTGACTGTTTCAGGAATCACAAAATGCAGATCGGAATATCCCTGTCCATGAGCATGGGATACAATATTTACCGGCATCCCGTCTACATTCACACTTACATCGGTACCGTGATCGGCATCAAATCCCCTTAAAAAAAGCTGCTCGGCTTTTCCACCTCCGGCATGCTGCGCTATGAATAATCCCGGTACTTTTCTCAAAAGATCCTGCGCTGAATTAACCGGAAGTTTATTCAAATCCACTTTTGTAATCGCTGATAAAAACGAACTGTGATTAATGGCTACTTCAGAAATCTGAAAAGGCTTATGCTGTAAAAAAATAACTTTATTTTTATCTTCATCGTTGGTCACTACCCATTTTACCTCATCGTATCCCTGGCGGTTGATCACCAGTGTATCGGGAAGTGATGTAGCAGGAATGGCAAAAGTACCATCTGTTCCGGTATGTGTATGGCTGTTTCCGTGGTCATATTTTACCAATGCATCTGCAATGGGGAATTTATCATCAGCATCTTTGATTAACAATTGTTTTTCTGTTTCCTGTGCCATCATTTTTCCACTGAATGTCATAATAAGAAAAGCGGCTGCTATTTTAGTTATTTTCATTTTATTTTTTATAGAATTGTATTGTCATTTGTAAAATGAACAATGTAAAATGTATTAATGGTTAGATTAGATTGAAGAAATAAGACATTTAAAAAATGAATTGTCAATCATTCGTGAAAGACTTTTAAATCCCATATCTGAACTTTAATTTGGCTTGACAATCCCTGCCTTCAAACGCTATCTTTTTGCTTTAAGAAGTATCTTCCGGATTAAAAGGGTGATCCAGGTTCCTGCTACAAATGGGAAAGTAAATACACCTCCCACAGCATCCAGACAATGATGATCAATCAGAAAGTCATCAATGACTGTTGTTAAAAGAACGGCAATAAGCACCCATAAACCGTCTGTTTTTTTTATCCCTGAAAATACAATAGCAGAAAGAACGGCATTAAAGCCAAATAATCCCATGTGAATCTCCTTAACAGGCTCTCCGTTCAGCTGTGATAATCCGGCACCAAGAATAGATGCTGCCAAACCATACAAAGCGGCTATCGGTGAACTGATAAATACAGCAACAAAGAAAATCATTCCCGAAAGTACTCCTCCCTGGAATATTACTTCACCAAAACCATTGGTACAGGTAAGAAAGTCATCATATTCTGAAGGTACTACTTCGGCACTCAGCAGTGCAGACGGTGGAATATGGGTAAAATGATGCAGTGCAAATACCAGTACCCATGTAATCACAATAAAAGGAAAAGTAAATACCGGAATTTTATTCCTGATAAAGAAATGCTGAATAATGGCTGCCAACGCCCCTCCCAATACGATAAGAACCCAGATCAGCAAGGTTGTTTCAAATAGAAAAGCCAATGCTACTCCTACAAGGGCAGCACTGAAACCATATAACCCGGCATTGATTTCAGAACTGTCATATTTCAGCTTCATGGCTATAAAAGTCCCGGCTGCTGTTGAAATTAATACTGCAACACCGCATTGCCAGCTTCCCATAAAAATACCGATAAGAAACAGAAGTCCGGTCCATCTGTTTTCCTGAAGCATAATCTGCCCGACTCCTTTTAAAATGTTATCGATAAAAGGGATTTTTTTAAAAAATTCGTTCATAGTTTTTTTAATTGTATTAATGATTGTAGTTAGCTGGTAGTAAAGAGACAAAAGGCATGGAGATGAAAGACATTATAGGGCTTAGAGACCAATAGCAATTTTGTTTTATATGTGAATAATAAATAATAAGGATAATAATCGTGAACTTTAAACATTCCACTCTCAAGCTCCGGATCCTCCTACTTGTTTACCACCCCAGAAAAACCATCCCGACTCCGCAGACTGTTACCACAGCACCGCTTACCACGCCCATATATCTTTCCAGTTTCTCCGTATTGAATAAGGTTGAATAACCATAGCGCCCTAAAAGCACCATTCCCAACATTGTAAGGACTGTAGTTGCAGTAAAGGAAATAACCAAAACTGCAATTTCAGACATAGAATGTTTTACTCCTGAGTAGAATAATAAAGGAATTAAAGGTTCACTTGGTCCCATTACAAAAATCATAAAGAGGACAAGAGGTGTTACTTTTATTCTTTTCTGAGGCATTACCACTTCACTGTGGTTATGTTCATACACATAAACATCATCACCCATCACATCAAAATGTTTGTGAGGTTTATTTCTGATCGCCTGAATAAGGCCGTACACCAGGTAAACTCCACCAAAAATCAGCAATGCCCATCCCGAGAAATTTCCTCTGATATCCTGAAACCAGGAAATTTTATTAAGCTGCCAGCCCAAAAACACTCCAATAAAACCGAGAATCAGGGAACTCAGAACGTGTCCAAGTCCACAAACCACCGTTAATATTGCGGTTTTCATTCGGCTCCATTTCTTGGATTTTGAGATGACGATGAAAGGCAGATAATGATCTGGCCCTGATGCGGTATGTATGAAACTTATTGAAACGGCACTCAAAAGAAGTGCCCAAACTGTACTATCCATTTTCTATTTTTAATTCCTTTTTTATGTTTTGGCTAAAGCCAATGGAAGATTTTTTATTGACGCGGGCTAAAGCCCGCTTCTACTGAATATTGCTCTCTCAGATTTTGAAGATTACGCTGATAATCAACTCCTTTTTGGGTGATAAGGCTCCATCTAAACCTTATAGGTTTTAAAAACCTATAAGGTTTCATCCTAATCTTCAAATCGAATGAAACTTTTGATATTTTTTATTCCAAAGCCCAAAGGATTTCCTGAACATGCAGGAAAAAGTTGTACATCAACTCTCCCCCATGGCCTAAAGCTCTTACTACAAATCCGTTGTCTTCCATCGCTGAGACTCCGACCTCCATATCTTCATGATGCGGAGCGGCTACTTCAACGATCTCTTCAATCAATCCGTTTTTATCTACATTTTCTTTGGTACTGTAGAAGATTAAAGTTCCCTGATGGGTATACTGTTCAAGGTTGCCGATACTGCTGATCGGGATCATATCCGGTTGAATCACCACATTATCTTTCACCACAAGTTTGTGGTTATGGTAAATTTCCATGAGATTCTGGAAACGTTTCAGTTTGAAAACCTCGCCATAATGTTTTCTTCCACAGGTAATGATCTCACTGATGATGATCTGGCTGTTTTTGCCAATATGAACATGGGCTTTACTTTTAAAATTAGAATCTTCATGGGGAACGATAGGATGAGGAACATAAGCGAAAGAAGTCTCCTCCTCCATGGTTACATTCAGTTCCTGAAGTGCCTTATCCTTCATATTGAAGAGTCGTTGATACGACTGTGATTGCAGTTGAAGGGAAGAACCTTTTTCCAGGGTAATATCCAGATGATAACGGTCACCGTCCAGGATTCCCGGAGAGGAGCTCATGACCATCTGATAGAGTTTTTTGTCATTTTTTCTCTGCCCAACAGAAACAACCCTGAAAGGAAGTGAGACATAAAGATCTTTCACATAGGATTCTCCACCTTTGAATCCTGCAATTATACTCAAACGACTGTCCATTTATCTTACCAGGTTCGGTTCTTCAATCTCCTCAAGAAGTGCATATTTTTTGATCCACCCTATTACTTTATCCAGTCCTTCATCGGTTTTAAGGTTGGTAAAGACGAAAGGATTTCCTTTTCTCATTCTTCTCGCATCATTTTCCATTACTTCAAGGCTGGCACCTACATGTGGGGCAAGGTCAATTTTATTGATGATTAATAAGTCTGATCTTGTAATACCGGGACCTCCTTTTCTAGGAATTTTTTCTCCTTCTGCAACGTCAATGATGAAGATGGTTACATCGGCAAGGTCAGGGCTGAAAGTTGCAGAAAGGTTATCACCACCACTTTCTATAAGCACCAATTCAATATCCGGAAAACGTGTTGCCAGTTCATCTACCGCCTCAAGGTTCATACTGGCATCTTCACGGATTGCAGTGTGAGGACAGCCTCCTGTTTCTACCCCGATAATCCTGTCATGGGGAAGAAGGCTGTTTTTAGCCATGAATTCAGCATCTTCTTTGGTATAAATATCATTGGTTATCACTCCAAGGTCGTAAGTCCCGAATAATTTTCTGCTTAAACGTTCCAGTAAGGCAGTTTTTCCTGATCCTACAGGGCCTGCCACTCCTACTTTTATATATTTTCTATTTTCCATTTTATTTAAATTTTACTTTGTTTTTATTTTTTTAACGCTGGTAGTGCTAAGATTTAACTGATTGAGAATATTTCGAGATCACAAGGGTATTGCAATCAGCAAAGGATATTTACGTTCTGGTCATTTGCCTTTCATCTCTTCATTTTTTATGACATATAAAGTCTTGAATATAACCTTTCATGCTGCATACATCTGATATCAAAAGCTGTATTACAAAGGCCTACCATATCCCGGTCCAGTTCCATTGTTTCCCAAACTGTTTTTTCCATGACAGGATATAAAGCGAATAAGATGTCCTGCCCGTCAAGTTGCCCCAGCGGAACCAGCTTTACGGCATTGGTTATCATTCCTGCCACTGAAGTATAATAGAATCCCAGTAAGGCCTCGTATAAAGGAATTTCCATCAAATATGCATAGACTCCAAATACGATACAGTAATGAGAATTAGCTTCTTTATTCCGAATGGCTTTTTCAAATGCTTCCATGAAAGGAAAGCTTTCTCTTCTTTTGAAAATTTTGATCAGTCTTAAGCCTAATTTCTGGCTCGCCTGGCGGATTTCTTTTGGACATTTTACGGCATTGCACTCATTGTCAAGTGTCAAAAGAGCCTGCAAATCCCCTTTTTCCGCTGCTTCATAAGCCAATTTTACGAAAGCTCCGTCGTTGAATTTAAGGTTATACTGAAGCATGTTCTGTACAAACTCCCTGGCAGTCTCTACATTATGAACAATTCTTTCCTGTACATAAGTTTCAAGTCCGTTGGAATGGGTATAACCACCGATCGGAAGTGTGGGATCTGCAAGATGCAGTAATCCTGATAAAAAACTGATGTTCATATGATTATTCATCTTTCGGAGCGGCCATTTTTAAGATTTTAGTAAAAATTGTAGAACCCAGACTTCCATGTCCGTGAGGTTCTACATTCGATTTAAGAAGGTTCAGCAGTTTTACGGATTGCTTCTCGGGATTGAAACCACTTGCTTCCAGCCATCTGAACATGGGCATTTCAAATGGAAGCAATACTTTATCATCCTGAATAAAAAGCGGAATATGTTTGTTTCCGATTTCATAACATACGGTTCCCATTTCCAATAGAGAACCCGGTGTCATTACGATAGCATCTGTTTCCAGAACATTAATGGCAATCACTTTTTCTGCATCCTCGAAAAGAATATCTCCCTCACGCAGACGCTGGCCTTCTTTTAGAAATTTGATGGCTACATCTACACCATTTCTGGTTTTTTTACGCTGAATTCTTTTGGTGGTTTCAAACCATTCAAGATCCAGATAATCTATATATTTTCCCGTAGTGTTTTCGGTAAGATTTCCTATGGTTTGATTAATGATCATTTTTAGCTGTTTTTTTTCTGAAGTCTAAGTTTTTAGAAATACCAACTCCGAATGTTGAACCACTGATTCCAGCCACATAGCTTTTTGTCCAACCTTCTTCTTTGGTTTTGGTCTGAAGCATTGAAAGTTCTGCAAACTTGAATTTCAAGGCCCAACCCCCACCTAATA
Coding sequences within:
- a CDS encoding urease accessory protein UreD encodes the protein MSIIAGFKGGESYVKDLYVSLPFRVVSVGQRKNDKKLYQMVMSSSPGILDGDRYHLDITLEKGSSLQLQSQSYQRLFNMKDKALQELNVTMEEETSFAYVPHPIVPHEDSNFKSKAHVHIGKNSQIIISEIITCGRKHYGEVFKLKRFQNLMEIYHNHKLVVKDNVVIQPDMIPISSIGNLEQYTHQGTLIFYSTKENVDKNGLIEEIVEVAAPHHEDMEVGVSAMEDNGFVVRALGHGGELMYNFFLHVQEILWALE
- the ureE gene encoding urease accessory protein UreE, yielding MIINQTIGNLTENTTGKYIDYLDLEWFETTKRIQRKKTRNGVDVAIKFLKEGQRLREGDILFEDAEKVIAINVLETDAIVMTPGSLLEMGTVCYEIGNKHIPLFIQDDKVLLPFEMPMFRWLEASGFNPEKQSVKLLNLLKSNVEPHGHGSLGSTIFTKILKMAAPKDE
- a CDS encoding TonB-dependent receptor → MKITKIAAAFLIMTFSGKMMAQETEKQLLIKDADDKFPIADALVKYDHGNSHTHTGTDGTFAIPATSLPDTLVINRQGYDEVKWVVTNDEDKNKVIFLQHKPFQISEVAINHSSFLSAITKVDLNKLPVNSAQDLLRKVPGLFIAQHAGGGKAEQLFLRGFDADHGTDVSVNVDGMPVNIVSHAHGQGYSDLHFVIPETVNNIDFGKGAYYMERGDFNTAGYVDFQTYNGLKNSMVKLEGGSFNSKRVLGMFNILHDDLGRKNAYVAAEYNYTDGPFDVKQNFNRVNTFGKYNQWLTDNDYFNIQFSTFSSSWNASGQIPERAVDEGIISRWGSIDPTEGGKTSRKNIQMNFKHIISPTEQIDAMAFYSKYNFNLYSDFTFYLKDKDHGDEIQQTDGRNIYGAEIKYTKTFSLPDSSLNWSSGVGLRNDDINTLQLNHVYHRDLLLDKMSDVNGTETNLHAYSGLIWKTGKWTINPAVRVDHFIFNIHNLLDPEQLPSGQSKEATRVSPKLNFSYAQSDNVMWFLKTGMGFHSNDLRVVVPNKNDNTLPYSIGADFGVRLHPFRSLIITPAVWWMDLQQEFVYVGDDAVVEPSGKSRRFGADLGIRFQPLENFYLNADINYSHARFIEEEKGQDYIPLAPVVTSTGSVNWDFLNGFSLGLQYRYLGERPAVEDNSIKTKSYFVNDLMLSYNRQKWGANIQLNNLFNVKWNEAQFATETQLKGEAEPITDLTYTPGSPFGVRVGVYYKF
- a CDS encoding urease accessory protein UreF, translated to MNISFLSGLLHLADPTLPIGGYTHSNGLETYVQERIVHNVETAREFVQNMLQYNLKFNDGAFVKLAYEAAEKGDLQALLTLDNECNAVKCPKEIRQASQKLGLRLIKIFKRRESFPFMEAFEKAIRNKEANSHYCIVFGVYAYLMEIPLYEALLGFYYTSVAGMITNAVKLVPLGQLDGQDILFALYPVMEKTVWETMELDRDMVGLCNTAFDIRCMQHERLYSRLYMS
- the ureG gene encoding urease accessory protein UreG, with the protein product MENRKYIKVGVAGPVGSGKTALLERLSRKLFGTYDLGVITNDIYTKEDAEFMAKNSLLPHDRIIGVETGGCPHTAIREDASMNLEAVDELATRFPDIELVLIESGGDNLSATFSPDLADVTIFIIDVAEGEKIPRKGGPGITRSDLLIINKIDLAPHVGASLEVMENDARRMRKGNPFVFTNLKTDEGLDKVIGWIKKYALLEEIEEPNLVR
- a CDS encoding urea transporter — encoded protein: MNEFFKKIPFIDNILKGVGQIMLQENRWTGLLFLIGIFMGSWQCGVAVLISTAAGTFIAMKLKYDSSEINAGLYGFSAALVGVALAFLFETTLLIWVLIVLGGALAAIIQHFFIRNKIPVFTFPFIVITWVLVFALHHFTHIPPSALLSAEVVPSEYDDFLTCTNGFGEVIFQGGVLSGMIFFVAVFISSPIAALYGLAASILGAGLSQLNGEPVKEIHMGLFGFNAVLSAIVFSGIKKTDGLWVLIAVLLTTVIDDFLIDHHCLDAVGGVFTFPFVAGTWITLLIRKILLKAKR